Genomic window (Nicotiana sylvestris chromosome 7, ASM39365v2, whole genome shotgun sequence):
caaaatatacaaaagacatattgtctAAAGtgtgtatttaagttgtatgttattgtagttatatttaaATGAGtaaaaataatgtgtgaaagttgtagataaattgtataatatataattagttgtatgaaatttattttcactatgtataaattagatacaaaatatacaaaagacatgttgtataaaatttgtataaaattatatttaagtggtattatattgtagttgtatataactgagtagaaataatgtatgaaaattgttgATAAgctgtagataagttgtataatatatatttaGTTGtgtgaaatttgtttttactatgtataaattagatacaaaatatacaaaagacacaTTATATAAATTTTGTATTTGACAATTTGACCGAGAAAGCTAAATTAGGATTTTGGATATGGTTAATTTGGATACAAAGGAAGTAAAAAGTTTCGACATAATGTGATATTGAACTTTTGGCAAAGTAAAAAAGGTAATAAGGAAGATTGAAGGGGAGAGCAAAGagtaaaaatagaaaatagaaataaaaagcaGCATCAAAGAGAAAGCTAAATTAGGAGTTTGACATGGTTAATCTGTTTGACATAATGTGATATTGAACTTTTGAAAATGTCaaaaaggaaataaggaagaTGAAGGCAGAGTCTATATGCTCAGGCACTTCTGCAGATGAGCCATCTGTTGGAGGTATGGTTCTTGCTCCATAAGTTGCTTTTTATGATTCTATTATTTATAAATGATAAAGCTGAGATTCTGGGAACATGAATATAGTGGTAATTGATGTCAGGGGAATCTAGAAGCAGTTTATGATTGTTGGTGGGAAGAGCAAAAGGTAAAACGTAAAAAATTGAAACAAAAAGTTTACACCCAAAAAAATCGGGTAAGATCCACAGAATTGTGATATATGAGTGGAAACATAAGGAAAGAGaagaggagaaaaaaaaagaaaatggtgCAACTAAATCTcttaattgaaggcactaataatggattgagagccttttaaggtggaatgtatatattttgtaaacaaaacttgtaTAGATAGGGTAATTTACTAAACATGAACATTTAGtataataaaatttccaataatgtataggaatgaaaaaatccCAGTAGACAACAGAAAAAAGGTCGAATTTGTCCTATGCTAATCGAAATTGAGCAATTTTATACTCCATTATACTTTGAATTTAATATTATTCCATCACTAGCGAGAGTATTATTTTTGCCCTTGACTCTTATTGGAGCACCAAATTGAAGATAACAAACAATAATGTTTACCACAGTTAAAGGATATGGAGTTAATTTGGACTTTTTCACTTAGGAGTCCATTTATTTTACATAACTCGTTAACCCTAGGGGTCTGAATGATATAAAATAGAACGGTGGATAAAATGGAGCAATTTAGAGAAGTACAGGACAAATTTATAGTACCTTTTTCTCTAGACAATTAAAAACTATAAGGAAATGGAGAAAAAGACCGGTCTAGTCGTAAATCAGACCGGAAAAAACGGTGCGAGACGGTCAGACCGTCCTTTTCCGGTTCTTGGTAATCGTCTGCAGTTgacttttcttattcttttttgcCAACGAAATGCAGAAAGATAAAGCAGAATCTTTTTATTTCAAAAATCTGTCCTCAAATTCATCCTCCACAAAAATGTGCCTGAATTAGTAAGTGTAAAActctttccatttttcattttcctaAAACCATAAATATTTTGCTTGCCAAATTTCTTGGTTGACCCAACTTATGTTACTTAATTTCTTTAGTGTATTCAAATTGGTTTAAGCTGATTTTCAGTTGTTATTTGTATTTGTTGTTTCTTTTGCAAGTATTCTGAGAATTTGCGGATGCCCCATGTAGTTAATACGAATATTTTTCTGGTTTAATTATTTGGATTTAATTTCATGGATTTGTTGTGTGTTAATGCTTAAAGTTTGGTGAAAATTATTTATTGATTTCTCACGTTTTTGTTTGGAGAATCTAATCTTCATAAAGTTAAAATCTTTAATATATAGTGTAAATAGGCAGCTCTTAGTTTTAGTTTGGATCCATTTGAAAATGTTTTAAATTACATTTCCATAGGTAAAAGGTATCAAGCTGCTTGCTTACAAAGACATAAAAATGATTTTTAGAGGCTTAACTCGAGATGTTAGTAAATTAGCTTCATctatttttcactattttcattgacattattttgatgtttttttgacatttttttccTTCCAGGTGCTGATATATAAGTTATCAACCTATCATCAAATATGCTGCCTCCACGTCCCAACGGGTTACAATCGTCCTTGTTTCTTGCATCTTCTGATAATCATGAGCCAAGAATGAACTCCGATCAGATTCGTGAATCGCCTGCTGAGAGTGCTAGTTCCTGGCCCGCTATTGATGCTGCTGCCCAAATGAAGCATGAGAATCAGAAAGTTGAGGATGATTATTACGAGCAGTCTGTCACTCGTGGCCGTTCTAGTGCAAATAGGATCTCTCTTCTTGATATAGCAAGAGAGCGAGTGGATATAATATCTGAGCAAATGTATTTACTCCCTAATGAGTATTTAGATGAGCTAAAGGGTAGGCTTCGAGCGATGCTTGAGGGGAACGGGAGTTCTCAACAAAGAGACGAATTTATGGTTTTACAGAGGCTTGTTCAGAGGAGGTCTGATTTGACTGCAGAAACATTGATTAAAGCTCATCGGGTTCAGCTGGAAATTATTGTTGCTATAAAAAGTGGAATTCAATTTTTCCTGCATCAAAGTATGAATCTTTCTCAGACTGCCCTGGTTGAGGTTTTCGTATACAAGAGATGTCGGAATATAGCATGCCAAAGTCAGTTGCCTGCAGAAGATTGCCTTTGTGAGATATGCACCAATAGAAAGGGATTTTGCAGTCTTTGCATGTGTGTTATCTGTAACAAGTTTGATTTTGACGTGAATACATGCCGGTGGATTGGTTGTGATTCCTGCGCTCATTGGACTCACACGGATTGTGCAATTCGAGATAAACAAGTTGGAACAGGTGCTTCTTCTGCGAATGGGCTGGGGTCTGCTGAACTGCAGTCCAGGTGTAGAGCATGCAACCGCACTTCTGAGCTTTTAGGCTGGGTAAAAGATGTATTCCAACATTGTGCACCGACATGGGACAAGGAATCTTTGCTAAGAGAACTAACTGTTGTAAGTAAGATCTTTCGACTGAGTGAAAACACAAGAGGGAGGCAGCTGTTTTGGAAGTCTGAGGAGCTCATAGAAAAACTAAAGGGTGGAGTAGCAGAGGCCATAGCTAGCAGAAGTATATTATCTTTTCTCCAAGGTAAATCTCGTATCTTGTTCTCTATTGCTACTGCACTTTCTGGAACAATGCATAAAAACTGCTATATGGTTTATATCTAAATGTTGAGGCATAGTTGTTTGATTGATTGATATGCCTTGGATCTCAAGCTGTATCAAATACTTTCCATCTTTAGTTTAGGTAACTTGGGATGAAACATGTAACAATAACTCATCACTCGTGACAAGAGTTTTAGCCGACCTTTCTGCTCTTGAATCTTGGAATCAGATATGCTCTTGCTCTGTTAAGCGTGTCGACAGAGAGATTGAAGACATGCTTGATCCATAAAGGATTCTTTTCATGCTCTTCCTTTGTTGCTCGTATCATCTTTTTTATCCAGCTCTTCTTAGTTATTTTTTGCTTTAGATAGAAAATTAGTTTTTACAGAAGGGAGAGGTAGCAGTACAATCATCGAGGGTCAGGTTCTTCTCCCTTCTGTAAACATTAAGTTTTAAGGTTAGAAGTTAGAATCAAGattgcaaaaaaaaattacatGGAAAAGAATTCAGATTATCCAAGTTCCAGAACCTTCTATTATTTAACTGGTGAAAAAATGAAATTGGAAAGAACATCAAGCAAATTGAGCAACTATCTTGTCACTCTTATCATTGAAATGACAAAAGAAAGTGGCACTTTCATGTAGCCTGAGATGGTGGTAAATGTCTGAGATCAGGATGTCATGAAGTGGAAGGTCTCCTACAACTGTGAAATAGATAAGAAATAGGAGGTATCACTTTCAAGATTTCATTGTTTGAGATGAATATATTTTCTATTCAATGGCAGCAAAGGTGAGAATAGCCTATGTGCTAAAGGAAAGTACTGACTCCTGCCACATCCTCAAAATCTAAGCGGAATAGAAGTCAAATGTCTAGCAGGATTACCAGTTTCCTGCACTTGTATATAAAAGTGAAATATCTCGAATGAATTCACCAAGTCTACTTTCTCTCCAAAGCTATATTCTTTCACAGTTTATAACATTCTGATCCTTAGATTTATGCTTAACTCCTCTTCAAGTGTTCACCTTCTTTTGTCAGTTTCACTCTCCTCTTGTATCTGCTTTTGTGTTCTTCCACTTCTGTACTGTAAATTTAAATCTCTGTACTTGACTATGTATTTTGGTACACTATATTCTCTGCTGATCAACCATCAACCACCCCAAGCTTCCCTTGGCTGAGCTCTAATTTTGGTACAAGATATGAGGGCGACAAATATTTCATACTTCCCAATAGTTAAGGAGCTCCATTTGTTTTTTGGCGATAGATCTGTTGGTATATAACCTAGGTGCTAACTGCTATGTTGCTGTAGATCAAAAATTGATCCTTTAAAAGTTCCTGCAggaactatatatttttataatccCCAAAAAGAAGCTACTGCCTCCTTGCCATCCATGTTGCATGCTTATCACTTTTTTGTTTCTTGGTGTTCTGAACACCTATTTCCCTCTCAATCCTCACTATGTCCAATTTCTcctatttttttgttcttttttcaaaatttagcgTGAGAGATTTTCCTGCAAAAAGGCCGAAAAGAGTGATTTACTTCTGCTGAGGAACTAGAAATTAAATCTGCACTAGTAGAAATGCCTGTAtcaccatcatcaacaacaacaacaacaacccagtataatcccacttagtggggtctggggagggtagtgtgtacgcagaccttacccctaccctagggtagagactgtttccaaatagacccccggcatccttccctccaagaacttcccaccttgctcttggggagactcgaactcacaacctctcggttgcaagtgggggttgcttaccatcagagcaacccctacAGCTTCCTTAAAGAGTTTGAAGGTTCCATGTTCTATCTCACTAGAGTTACTTTCTCCTGAGTCCTGCCTCCCTTTACTGTctgtttctttttttatttctgcCTCAGTAGTGAAGTCTCTTTGAGTGATTGGTCCTCCTTCTGACTCTATTTATGTGATCTCTGACTCTATCCGCACCTTCCCTTTCATGATCCACTTGCATCCCATTTTCTAAGGCTGATGGGCACAGATCGGTCCTTATTTTGAAGGAAGAAAAGATAGAATAATTTGGGAATTCCATCATTTCCCGTCATATATTTTCCTGCCAAATTTTGGTGCAAACAGGGGAAAGATGACCAGATTCTGGTACATGCATGGAAATGCCGCACACGGACACGGATAGAAGGTTTATGTGAGATGCctcctttccttttctccttctaTCTGATAGGACAAAATTCATTCTTCTCGGGATGAACATCCGCCCTTCATCCTTTTCCCTTTCTCAATCACTCATCATGCTATCACCAAAATCCTAAGAAGTTGAAAAGAGAGTAGGCCTAAAATGCATGGCATAATTTCTTCTTGTATCTTCGTTACTTTCTTGGAAGAACTATTCTGAATATCATCAATTTATGTACTCATTTTGGTGAAGAGCTTGAGATGGACTCACAAAAGAGCAGTGAGGCTGGAATTAACGGAAGGATGATGCCACCACAGGAGGCATGCAGCCGAATCGCTGAAGTGGTACAAGAAGCAGTGCAAAAAATGGAAATAGTGGCCGACGAAAAAATGAGGATGCTAAAGAGAGCTCGCCAAGCTCTCGAGGCTTGTGATCATGAACTGGAGGAAAAAGGTAAGGAAGTTGCAGAACTGAAGCTGGAGAGGCAGCGAAAAAGGCAACAGATAGACGAATTGGAGAGCGTTGTTAGGCttaaagaagcagaagcagataTGTTCCAGCTTAAGGCTGACGAAGCAAGACGAGAAGCTGACAGGTTACAGAGGATTGCTCTTGCAAAATCAGGGAAATCAGAAGAAGACTATGCTAGCAGTTACCTTAAACAACGTCTTAGTGAGGCTGAAGCTGAGAGGCAATTCCTTTTCGAGAAGATTAAACTTCAAGATCAAGGTTCTCGTTCATCGCAAAGCAATGACATGGTTGACCCTCCGCAAGCACTTTACACGAAAATTCAAGAGATCCTGAAGAGCGTGTAGCTCTGCCTCCGGCCAGTATAGCCATCCGACCAGCCTATGAACATCTTTGTAAGTGACCTGATCATTATCCATGTTTTGTGTGCTTTTGTTGCAGTAACTTAATATGGTGTTGCAGAGCAAACTGTAAATTAGATTCTTGTGTCATTTTAACTAACTTCTTTAAATAAGACGTTGGCACGACGAATGCCCTAGCTAAAGCCTTGTATAATTGATTGATTTGCTTTTATTGATGGAATTAATTTGTGAAATCGACTAAAAATAATGCTATATAATTGATCAACTGGCTGTTGCTAGAAACAATACAATATCAACTCAAGATAGAATGAAACATAGAAAGCCAGCTTACTAGTATGATCAATATGGAAAAATTCTaatcaaataaaaatgtacagttTGTTCTGCATTATGTTTCAGCAAAGTTGCCACTACAAAATAACCCTGCATGTAACTCTTATCAATCTCTCCActtttctcttctctctctctagGGGTATTTATTTCTCTTCCAATGTGACAGGTAACTggtcaaaaattcaaaattcgaatttCAGTCAGGGGCGGAACTAGCCTTTAGTCTATGGGTTCAGCCGAACCCAGAAATTTTGGTCCAAATTctgtattaaaaaataaaatgaaaggtagcccggtgcactaagttcTCGCTATGCGCGGGGTGCGGGAAAGGTCTAAATTCTATATTTGTATTAAGCAATTCATTggatatgtacaaattattaatttagaacccgtTAACTTAAAAGAATTCGAATTCTAAACCCATAAGCTTCAAATTCTGGTTCTGCCTCTGATTGCAGTATCACGAGTTTGACCTCTCAGCTTTTATTGACCTATTGTGACATTCCCTACTCTCCTACTATTAACTACTAGTAGTAAAAGACAGTAAATCAAACATGGATTTTGACATGAAATATAGTGACAAAACTCAACTACATTATTGAGAATTACTAATAGGGTTATGGGCTACCACAAACTACAGATGTAAAGACATTTATCAGATTGGATAAGACAAAATACACTATTCTTGTTACATAGATGCTGAACTAAATTTGGACTCAACATGTTGACATCCTTAACATAGTATTGGACCATTAGTTATCTTTCTTTTGTTTCTCACTGGGTGTCTGGTATCTGCTTTGATGCCTTTATTATCCGAGTTCGAGTTCGCATCGTGTAAAGTCCATTAAAGGGAAAGCACACCTTACCATGGTTTTTTTTCAATTCAGGTCTCGAGTCTGAAACCTCTGATTAAGGATGGAAGGATTATATCCAACCAATGACCGTTAGTTATTTGTTAAAAAACTACCTTGCAAAAAAGATTTCCAGAAGTAGTTAAAAAGAAAACTGAAATGGATAGAATAAACTTTTGTAGCCTAAAATGTTAAACTTGACCAGAATTCAGATTCCTTATGATTTGATGTGGAGGCATTAACAACCACCTCCAAACAAACCGACCCTGAACAATTTCCTCATGGCCATGTGATATATGGATTGACAGTTCAActtcatttttaagatttttttttgtgtgttttcttttataaattaatcGTTTCTACGAGAAATGATATTTTATATAAAGTCTGCTGATTTAATTCTTAACATGGGATCTCATGCTTCTTTTTACTCTTtcagtcaaaaaaaaaaaaaaaaatcttgcgTTTTTGCTTTTCTGTTTTCTAGTCTACAGAGATACAATTTAGTCTggaaatattttataaaaaaaaaaaactaaaaaaaaatatatacccTAATAAACATTTACAAGTGCACGAATGAAGTAGATTGATTTGAGATGCAAGCAGCTAAGATTGTTTTGAGAAaacatgaaactaaaaaaaattaaattgtcATTAAATTTGTAGTTTCTGCGATGTTAACAGAATCTTTGATAGGTAAAGGAAGCAGACAAAAAAGTtaaacatctttttttcttttgcacGAGAAGTAAGGGCACGGCAGTTGCACGAAGTTGCTACTTAACAAGTCTGTTTTTTTGCTCGTTAGCGCTTGACCAATAAGATAGAAAGagtttttcttgcttgtttaGAAAAGTTTTGCTTTTTTATAGGAACATGTGTTTTACAAATTTTTATTCTTCATTTAAAACTACCAAGTGTCGGCTTGGAATTTCTGCCTTGTTATGAAATTTAAAATTGTCATTAAATTTGTTTTAGCTAAGGTCAAGTCAAAGAGGATTAAAGACAAAGAGACAGCTAGTGAAAACGAAATGTAAAGAGAGAAGGGTGCAAGAGAAAAACTGTTAGGTGAACAAAAACAAACTTAATATGTTTCTATGCTTTATTATCTCTCCACtattatagttttgatttgacaTTTTGTCTCTTTCTCCTAACAACTGCTTAATATTTTTTCATCTCATTTTGCTTTTCCAACTTTAGTTACTACCacttttttatgttatttttttatttgccTTTAATCCATTTGGTTCCTTCTAATAAATGCTATAAATGTGCATTTTAGCTTTTGGTAGGTTAACTTTTTCTATTAAGATTCTCAAATAGAAATTAGATAGAGTATTAGATACGAATTCAGATGAATCCAATAGCTTTTGCTTAACATTCTTACTTATATTATAAAACTCATTAAACATAGGCAAATATTTAATTATAAACTCAATAATTAAGATTAACTATGGCTCTATGAGCTCATGGTAAATTCAAAACTAATAAACTTCAAATTCTAACGGCATATATTTTTTGCTTCATGGTCTCCCAAAAAAGGGCCAAATAATATTTTATCTAATTATATTGGGACAAAAGTTATGGTGCAGACGACAATACTTAGCAAAAATAAGAAGACAAAAAATGTGGGCATTTTTTTGTTGACCAAATGAAACATAGCGCGTATGAGAAAATAAATCTTGTTTATGATCTGATTTATTAATTTATAGTCATCACATGAAGCATTAAGAGGCAAACAATCTACCATGCAAAATGGTTTTTGTCTCCTTAATTCCAGATGTCACCATAATTCTTTTCATTTAAATGATTATATTCAAAAGTATCCGTGAAACTTCTGGATTCTCAACTATTTTTTAAAGTCTCGtaattaattatttgcattttatTCTAATCAAAATGGTATGATTTTGAATGCAAAAGTGAATCCAAGATCTAAAGTCAATGCGTTCAGAATGAGTGTGAACTTGTTAAATATTTACATTTaagatattttttaaaatatgcaTATATAGATCGAACTGAATCCAATGAATTCAATTGAACTTACAAGATCATCCTAAATCCGCCTCCATTTGAATGATCTTAGGGCCTGACTCACCCTCCGTGGACGAACCTTGTGGAGGAACTCTTAGATTTTCGGGGCATTGGATTCTCACCAATGTTTGTGTTACTCAAGCTGACATTCTCGCTTCCGCTTCGTCCACCGCAACTCGCGCGAAGGCTTCGCTCTAAGGCCTAACACTTCCATACCGATGTATTTTTACATTCCACAGATCGCTTAGCACCGTTCATCTTCGGCGCAAGAACGCTCGATCAGTGAGCTATTACGCACTCTTTCAAGGGTGACTTGCTTTTAGGCAAACCTCCTGGC
Coding sequences:
- the LOC104212571 gene encoding protein OBERON 2-like yields the protein MLPPRPNGLQSSLFLASSDNHEPRMNSDQIRESPAESASSWPAIDAAAQMKHENQKVEDDYYEQSVTRGRSSANRISLLDIARERVDIISEQMYLLPNEYLDELKGRLRAMLEGNGSSQQRDEFMVLQRLVQRRSDLTAETLIKAHRVQLEIIVAIKSGIQFFLHQSMNLSQTALVEVFVYKRCRNIACQSQLPAEDCLCEICTNRKGFCSLCMCVICNKFDFDVNTCRWIGCDSCAHWTHTDCAIRDKQVGTGASSANGLGSAELQSRCRACNRTSELLGWVKDVFQHCAPTWDKESLLRELTVVSKIFRLSENTRGRQLFWKSEELIEKLKGGVAEAIASRSILSFLQELEMDSQKSSEAGINGRMMPPQEACSRIAEVVQEAVQKMEIVADEKMRMLKRARQALEACDHELEEKGKEVAELKLERQRKRQQIDELESVVRLKEAEADMFQLKADEARREADRLQRIALAKSGKSEEDYASSYLKQRLSEAEAERQFLFEKIKLQDQGSRSSQSNDMVDPPQALYTKIQEILKSV